The Aneurinibacillus sp. REN35 genomic interval CTGCCGTAGATCTTCTTGTCGCCAACCAAGCCGATTGCTTCGCCTTTACCAAGGGATGCTACCGTACCCTTAAGTTCAGGAACGAACGGCTTCATCTCTCCGCCACGGATAAGAGAAACTAAATTCTGCGCGAGGTTTTCACCTTGCTGAATTGCAATCTGAGCAGTCGGAGGATATGGACGGTTGATTGCTTCGTTAATGATCAATGCGCCATCTCCTACGATGAATACATCTTCGTGATTTGGTGCATGAAGGTATGGATCTACTTTCACACGTCCACGCATCGTTTCAAAGCCTGCGTTCTCGATGATTGCGTTTCCGCGTACCCCACCTGTCCATACAACAGTTGCTGACTTGATTTCTTCTCCATCAGCAAGCACGACGCCTTCCGGTGTGCATTCTTTAATCGGTGTGCTGATTTTGAATGTAACACCTTTGCGGCCCAATACTTCCATCGCATAATTTACTAGCTCAGAATCAAAGCCAGGAAGAACGGTAGGTGCAGCTTCAATGTTGTAAATTTTTACAACAGAAGGATCTACGTCGAACTCTTTGCACAGCTCAGGAATACGGTCAGACAATTCACCGACAAATTCAATACCTGTAAAGCCTGCGCCACCCACAATAAATGTCAGCAGTTCTGGACGTTTTTCCATTTTATATTTTGCGAAGCAATATTCGATATGCTCGCGGATTTCACGTACGCTGTTGATGCTGCGAATGCTGAATGCATGTTCTTTTAAGCCTTGGATACCGAATGTTTCCGGCTCGCTTCCAAGTCCGATAACCAGATAGTCATAAGATAGCACTTCTCCAGATTGGAGGACGACTTTCTTCTCTTCACGCTTAATTTCTGTTACGGTATCTTTGATGAAGTTGACTTTAGTGCTATCTAGCAAACCTTCAATCTCTACACGGCAATCATCCGGATCTTTTGTACCGGCAGCTGGCTCATGAAGCCACGTGGTGAAATAATGGTAATCATGCTTGTTCACCAGCGTAATTTCAGCTTCATTGTAGTTGATTTGCTTTTGCAGACGAACAGCTGTCATTAACCCGCCGTATCCTGCGCCTAGAATGAGAATTTTTGGTGTGCTCATGTTTTCACTTCCACTTTCTTCTGAAATTTATGTTTCACAAAAGCATTGTACCTTTTTTCACTATCTTCCCCTCTAATAAGGGACGTATGCACGAAACCTGCTGCTACCGTTACGATTTTGTTCACATTTTAATCATATATTGATTTACACCTTTTTTCAAGTGAAAATATGCACAATGGGTGCAAACTTACGTGGTTGATTGTAAAACGAATATTTTTACTCGTCAACAATAAATTATTCGCATTTATCGGTTTTTCTTGTGATTATTTCTCTTTCCATTATTTTTTTCCCTCGGTATAATAAAAAGGAATTATCGGCTTCTTAATTTTCGGAGGTGTAGCAAAATGGGTTTAGTAAGGGATGAGAAGGTGTATGAAATTACGGTAATCGGGGGCGGCCCGTCCGGCCTGTTTACAGCATTCTACGCAGGAATGCGGCAGTCAAGCTGCAAAATTATTGAAAGCATGCCACAGCTTGGCGGACAGCTTTCCGCACTGTATCCGGAAAAATATATTTACGACGTAGCGGGCTTCCCAAAAATCCGCGC includes:
- a CDS encoding NAD(P)/FAD-dependent oxidoreductase, which gives rise to MSTPKILILGAGYGGLMTAVRLQKQINYNEAEITLVNKHDYHYFTTWLHEPAAGTKDPDDCRVEIEGLLDSTKVNFIKDTVTEIKREEKKVVLQSGEVLSYDYLVIGLGSEPETFGIQGLKEHAFSIRSINSVREIREHIEYCFAKYKMEKRPELLTFIVGGAGFTGIEFVGELSDRIPELCKEFDVDPSVVKIYNIEAAPTVLPGFDSELVNYAMEVLGRKGVTFKISTPIKECTPEGVVLADGEEIKSATVVWTGGVRGNAIIENAGFETMRGRVKVDPYLHAPNHEDVFIVGDGALIINEAINRPYPPTAQIAIQQGENLAQNLVSLIRGGEMKPFVPELKGTVASLGKGEAIGLVGDKKIYGSSAALMKKIIDNRSLYMLGGLSLVMKKVKL